A window of Thiocapsa bogorovii genomic DNA:
CTTGGCCTTGTTCAGGAACAGGACGATGCCGGGGGCGGTGGTGTTGTAGAAGAGGTTCTCGGGCAGATAGAGGACGCTCTCGATCAGGTCGTGGTCGACGAACCACTGGCGGACGGTCTTTTCCTTGTTGGTGCCGGCATTGCCCGAGCCGCGGGAGGCGGCGCCGGTGTCGAGGACCACGGCGGCGCGGCCTTTGTCATTGAGGCTGGCGTGCATGTGCTGCACCCAGCCCCAGTCGGCGGAGGATTTGCCGGGAAAGCCGGCGCCGGCGGGGAAGCGGTCGAGCTCGTCGTTGTCGTAGTCGGCCTCGGTGAACCAGTTCTGGTTCCACATGGGATTGGCGACGACGCGGTCGAAGGTGCGCAGCCTGCCGCGCCAGCGGAATTTGGGGTGCTTGAAGGTGTCGCCGATCTCGATCTCGCCCTCGAAGTCGTGGATGATCAGGTTCATGTTGGCCATGGCCCAGGTGTCGGCGATGTACTCCTGGCCGTAGAGCTTGAGGGGAGCGGGGGCATTCCTGCCCCCGGTTTGATCTTGGGGACTGGAAAGTCCCCGCTCCCTTTCTTCCATCGCGATCTCGCACTTGAGAGGAGCGGGGGCATTCCTGCCCCCGGTTTGATCTTGGGGACTGGAAAGTCCCCGCTCCCTTTCCTCCATTGCGATCTCGCACTTGAGAGGAGCGGGGGCATTCCTGCCCCCGGTTTGATCTTGGGGACTGGAAAGTCCCCGCTCCCTTTCTTCCATCGCGATCTCGCACTTGATCAGCAGACCGCCGGAGCCGCAGCAGGGGTCGTAGATCTCCATGCCCGGCTCCGGCGCAAGCACGCGCGACATGATGGTGCCGACCTCGGGCGGGGTGTAGAACTCGCCGGCGCTCTGGCCGCCGCCCTCGGCGAACTTGCGGATCAGGTATTCGTAGCTCTTGCCGATGATGTCGGCCTCGACGTCGTCCAGGCCCAGGCGCTTGGTGCTGATCGCTTCAATCAGATTGGACAGGCGGTCGTCGTCGAGGTCGCGCTGGCCGTGGGTGGTCGCGTTGAAGTCGACCCGGTCGATGATGCCCTGCAGCAGCGGGTTTTCCCGGGCGATGGCGCGCATGTGGGTGGTGACGCCTTCGCCGATTCTGTCCGCGAGCTTGCGGATGACGGACCAGACGGGTTGCTCGGGATCATCCGGAACCAGCGGTAGGTAGAAGCGCACCAGCTTGTGGTCGGCCTTGGCGAGTGCGAAGGCCGACCTGCGCGAGCCGACCTCCGCGGCGATGCGGTTCAACTCATCGTCGAAGACGTCGCAGAGGCGCTTGGTGAAGATCAGCGGGAGGATGTAGTCCTTGTATTTGGGCGCGTCCTTGGCCCCGCGGATGGAGCAGGCCGCGTCCCAGATCCAGGATTCGAGGGACTTGGCGTTGGTCGGCGTCACGGGGGCTTGTTTCCTCATCCTTCGTCTGCGGATCCGTTTCGTGCGCGCGGGGCGCATCCGATGGGCCTGTTCTGGGCGTTCAGGTTCGCCCTGGAGCGGGTCTTAGGCAAGCGCGCTCCTACTGGTAGCCCGTCCAATTGCACTTCGACGTTGCGTCCAATTGTATCCCGGTCATGCGGCTAATCGTATGCTTGATCCTTGTCCAATCGTCTGACCGGCCGGCGGCTGAATGCTGCATGCCGACCCGGTTTTCTGCGGAACCAGGGATTGACGACAGGTGGAAATCATGAATGCGCGCATCCAGATCGAGAACCTGCTTCCGGCCTGGGAGATGTTTCGTCGTACCACCGATATCGTGCCGATCCGCGACGAAGCGCACTATCGGCAGATGGTCGCCATCCTCGAGGCACTGCTCGACGAGTCCAGCGGCAACGAAAACCACCCCGCGATGGGTCTGATCGATATGGATACCTCAGGGTCAGACCCCTATTCCCAATCCACCGGCAGGTTCATGCTGCGATCAGCGGGAAATGTTGGGTTTCGTTCCTCACCCTAACCTACGCGGGCTCATACGGGTGCCTTCGAGCCATGGCGGGCCAACTGCTGCCTGGCCGCGACGAGCACATGGGCCACATCGAAGCCGAAATGTGCTTGCACCACTGAGCCCGGTGCCGACAGGCCGAA
This region includes:
- a CDS encoding type I restriction-modification system subunit M encodes the protein MRPARTKRIRRRRMRKQAPVTPTNAKSLESWIWDAACSIRGAKDAPKYKDYILPLIFTKRLCDVFDDELNRIAAEVGSRRSAFALAKADHKLVRFYLPLVPDDPEQPVWSVIRKLADRIGEGVTTHMRAIARENPLLQGIIDRVDFNATTHGQRDLDDDRLSNLIEAISTKRLGLDDVEADIIGKSYEYLIRKFAEGGGQSAGEFYTPPEVGTIMSRVLAPEPGMEIYDPCCGSGGLLIKCEIAMEERERGLSSPQDQTGGRNAPAPLKCEIAMEERERGLSSPQDQTGGRNAPAPLKCEIAMEERERGLSSPQDQTGGRNAPAPLKLYGQEYIADTWAMANMNLIIHDFEGEIEIGDTFKHPKFRWRGRLRTFDRVVANPMWNQNWFTEADYDNDELDRFPAGAGFPGKSSADWGWVQHMHASLNDKGRAAVVLDTGAASRGSGNAGTNKEKTVRQWFVDHDLIESVLYLPENLFYNTTAPGIVLFLNKAKPEARRGKVFLVNASQVFEKGDPKNFIPIDGIVRIADTLIGWKEEEKLSRIVDHAELARNDYNISPSRYIHTSDAETYRPLAEIVADLDAVEAEAREADAALREILRKIGV